A window from Caldisericia bacterium encodes these proteins:
- a CDS encoding GTP-binding protein, whose product MAKEKFERTKPHVNVGTIGHIDHGKTTLTSAITKVLATLGRTQFRDFWSIDNAPEEKARGITINISHVEYETEKRHYAHIDCPG is encoded by the coding sequence ATGGCAAAAGAGAAATTTGAAAGAACTAAACCTCATGTGAATGTAGGAACCATTGGTCACATTGACCATGGTAAAACAACATTAACCTCTGCAATAACAAAGGTTTTAGCAACTTTAGGAAGAACACAATTTAGAGACTTCTGGTCAATTGATAATGCTCCAGAAGAAAAAGCAAGAGGTATTACAATAAACATTTCACATGTTGAGTATGAAACTGAAAAGAGGCATTACGCTCATATAGATTGTCCAGGTC
- the fusA gene encoding elongation factor G, with product MEFYRYEIKKIRNIGFIAHIDAGKTTTTERVLYYTGKTHRLGNVDEGTATMDYMIQEKERGITITSAVTTCFWRDSIINIIDTPGHVDFTAEVERSLRVLDGVIVILEGVSGVQPQTETVWRQASKYKVPRIIFVNKMDRTGANYHKVIETIKEKLNVNPLLVQLPIGQEEKFSGVIDLIELKKYIWSNEGTGEEYETVPCEIDSEIEKLRNELIERVCESDDKLLEKYINGEEITHDEIKRAIRYGTIKGYFYPLLFGSSLKNKGIQPLLDAIVDYLPSPLDIPPIKGINPENGKEELRNHSIDDPLTALVFKVQNDPYIGQLHYIRVYSGVISSGSYVYNPNLKRKERVSRILRLHANKREDIKELKAGELGGIVGLKDSVTGDTICDEKYPIVLEKIEFPEPVISIAIEPKSESEQDKLSLALRKFALEDPTFKVRYDEETGQTIVSGMGELHLEIIVDRLTREFGVEAKIGKPEVNYRETITKEVIEEGKYIRQSGGKGLYGHVVLKIFPVKDQKFVFVNKIRGGVIPDEFIPAVEDGVRGSLETGIVLGYPAINIGVELIDGSYHPVDSSEIAYRIAASKAFKEGARKAGPILLEPIMEVEIITPENYLGDIIQGISLRRGKINNILSEGNLRIIEALIPLAELFGYATELRSLSQGRASYTMQFSKYEVVPQPVYEKIIKRVRGIENVF from the coding sequence ATGGAGTTTTATAGATACGAAATCAAAAAAATAAGAAATATTGGATTTATAGCACATATTGATGCTGGTAAAACTACCACAACAGAAAGAGTATTATATTATACTGGGAAAACTCATAGATTAGGAAATGTTGATGAAGGTACAGCAACAATGGACTATATGATTCAAGAAAAAGAAAGAGGAATAACAATAACATCAGCAGTCACAACTTGTTTCTGGAGAGATTCTATTATTAACATTATAGACACACCAGGTCATGTGGACTTCACAGCTGAAGTTGAAAGATCCTTAAGAGTTTTGGATGGAGTAATAGTTATCCTTGAAGGAGTTAGTGGAGTTCAACCTCAAACAGAAACTGTATGGAGACAAGCATCAAAATATAAAGTCCCAAGAATAATTTTTGTAAATAAGATGGATAGAACAGGAGCAAATTATCATAAAGTTATAGAAACAATAAAAGAAAAATTAAATGTTAACCCACTTTTGGTTCAACTTCCCATTGGTCAAGAAGAAAAATTTTCAGGAGTTATTGATTTAATTGAACTTAAAAAATATATTTGGTCAAATGAAGGCACTGGTGAAGAATATGAAACTGTTCCTTGTGAAATTGACTCAGAAATAGAGAAATTAAGAAATGAACTAATTGAAAGGGTTTGCGAATCTGATGACAAACTATTAGAAAAATATATAAATGGTGAAGAGATTACTCATGATGAAATAAAGAGAGCCATAAGATATGGAACAATTAAAGGGTATTTCTATCCTTTGCTTTTTGGAAGTTCTCTTAAAAATAAAGGAATACAACCTCTTCTAGATGCTATAGTTGATTATTTACCATCTCCACTCGATATTCCACCTATAAAAGGAATAAATCCTGAAAATGGAAAAGAAGAATTAAGGAACCACTCAATTGATGATCCATTAACAGCACTTGTTTTTAAAGTTCAAAATGATCCTTATATTGGTCAACTTCATTATATAAGAGTTTATTCTGGTGTTATTTCATCAGGTTCATATGTTTATAACCCTAATTTGAAAAGAAAAGAGAGAGTCTCAAGAATTTTAAGATTACATGCAAACAAAAGAGAGGATATAAAAGAGTTAAAGGCAGGAGAACTTGGAGGTATTGTTGGTTTAAAAGATAGTGTAACAGGAGATACAATATGTGATGAGAAATATCCAATTGTTTTAGAAAAAATTGAATTTCCAGAACCTGTTATTTCAATTGCAATTGAACCAAAATCTGAATCAGAACAAGATAAACTATCTCTTGCTTTAAGAAAATTCGCTCTTGAAGATCCAACTTTTAAGGTAAGATATGATGAAGAAACAGGTCAAACTATTGTTTCTGGAATGGGTGAACTTCATCTTGAAATAATAGTTGATAGATTAACAAGAGAATTTGGTGTTGAAGCAAAAATCGGAAAACCTGAAGTTAATTATAGAGAGACTATTACAAAAGAAGTTATTGAAGAAGGAAAATATATAAGACAAAGCGGTGGAAAGGGCTTGTATGGACATGTTGTGTTAAAAATATTTCCAGTGAAAGATCAGAAATTTGTGTTTGTTAACAAAATAAGAGGTGGTGTAATTCCAGATGAATTTATACCTGCAGTTGAAGATGGAGTAAGAGGTTCCCTTGAGACTGGAATAGTTCTTGGATATCCAGCAATTAACATTGGTGTTGAATTAATTGATGGTTCATACCACCCTGTTGATTCATCTGAGATTGCATATAGAATTGCTGCATCAAAAGCATTTAAAGAAGGAGCAAGAAAAGCCGGTCCAATTCTACTTGAACCAATAATGGAGGTTGAAATCATCACTCCAGAAAATTATCTCGGAGATATTATTCAAGGCATATCATTAAGAAGAGGAAAAATAAACAACATTTTGAGTGAAGGAAACTTAAGAATAATTGAAGCATTAATTCCTTTAGCAGAACTTTTTGGGTATGCAACAGAACTTCGTTCATTAAGTCAGGGAAGAGCAAGTTATACTATGCAATTTAGCAAATATGAAGTGGTTCCTCAACCCGTATACGAAAAAATAATTAAAAGGGTTAGAGGAATTGAGAATGTATTTTAA
- the rpsG gene encoding 30S ribosomal protein S7 codes for MPRKGPVKPREIEPDLVYGSVLVHKLINKVMSGGKKEKARKIVYSALKIVEEKTGKRGDIALQEVLDKARPLVELKPRRVGGATYQIPVEVEPQRGIKIALKWLVKFARDRGEKTMIERLAKEMLDILSDQGATMKKREETHKMAEANRAFAHFRW; via the coding sequence GTGCCTAGAAAAGGTCCTGTTAAACCAAGAGAAATTGAGCCAGATTTAGTGTATGGAAGTGTTTTGGTTCATAAATTAATAAATAAAGTTATGAGTGGTGGAAAAAAAGAGAAGGCAAGAAAGATTGTCTATTCTGCTTTAAAAATTGTCGAAGAGAAAACAGGTAAAAGAGGAGATATTGCTTTACAAGAGGTTTTAGATAAAGCAAGGCCACTTGTGGAGTTAAAACCAAGAAGAGTTGGTGGAGCAACATATCAAATTCCAGTTGAAGTTGAACCTCAAAGAGGAATAAAAATTGCTCTAAAATGGTTAGTTAAATTTGCAAGAGATAGAGGAGAGAAAACAATGATTGAAAGGTTAGCAAAAGAGATGCTTGATATTCTTTCAGATCAAGGTGCAACAATGAAGAAAAGAGAAGAGACTCACAAGATGGCTGAGGCAAACAGAGCATTTGCTCATTTCAGGTGGTAA
- the rpsL gene encoding 30S ribosomal protein S12 encodes MPTINQLIRKPREKVISKSRSKDLEGNPFKRGVCIKVYTTTPKKPNSALRKVAKVRLSNGREVIAYIPGIGHNLQEHSVVLVRGGRVKDLPGVRYHIVRGVYDCAGVEGRKQGRSKYGAKRPKKVGGE; translated from the coding sequence ATGCCAACAATTAACCAATTAATAAGAAAACCTAGAGAAAAAGTTATAAGTAAGTCTCGTTCAAAGGATTTAGAAGGAAATCCATTTAAAAGAGGCGTTTGTATAAAAGTTTATACAACCACTCCTAAAAAACCTAACTCTGCATTAAGAAAAGTTGCAAAGGTGAGACTCTCAAATGGAAGAGAAGTTATTGCATATATTCCTGGAATAGGACATAATCTTCAAGAGCACTCAGTTGTTCTTGTAAGAGGAGGAAGAGTTAAAGATCTTCCAGGTGTTAGATACCATATTGTTAGAGGAGTTTATGATTGTGCAGGAGTTGAGGGAAGAAAACAAGGAAGATCAAAATATGGTGCTAAAAGACCTAAAAAGGTAGGAGGTGAATAG
- a CDS encoding cation diffusion facilitator family transporter: protein MKEKIINFVIKFFKLDKGDQFKNFGIFEGTISSIFNLIIFLVKFYLSILLNSISLRADAFHTLSDILTSIMVIIGFYLSSKKPDKRHPFGHGRIEKIIAIFMSILLIYVGFEFFINSYHRFKNPIKIDVNILIIFILIITILIKEFLTFISNELGKKINSSSLKADAWHHRSDSIATLFIIIGFITFKYGLFILDGIFGMGVSALIIYTGISILFESSSFLIGEEPSQNIIKKIKDISNKFDFIEDVHHIHIHDYGNQIEITFHVKLRGDRTLNEVHEKISIVEKAIEKEIKNSNVTIHAEPI from the coding sequence ATGAAAGAGAAGATAATAAATTTTGTAATTAAATTTTTTAAACTCGATAAAGGAGATCAGTTCAAAAATTTTGGAATTTTTGAAGGAACCATTTCTTCAATTTTTAATTTAATAATTTTTTTAGTTAAATTTTATTTAAGCATTTTATTAAATTCAATTTCACTTAGAGCTGATGCTTTTCATACACTTTCAGATATTTTAACTTCGATTATGGTTATAATAGGATTTTACCTTTCATCAAAAAAACCAGATAAAAGACACCCATTTGGTCATGGTAGAATTGAAAAAATTATCGCAATTTTTATGTCAATTCTTCTTATTTATGTTGGTTTTGAATTTTTTATAAACTCTTACCATAGATTTAAGAATCCAATAAAAATTGATGTAAATATATTAATTATTTTTATATTAATAATTACAATCTTAATTAAAGAATTTTTAACTTTTATTTCAAATGAACTAGGTAAGAAAATTAATTCTTCTTCTCTAAAAGCAGATGCATGGCATCATAGAAGTGATTCAATTGCAACTCTTTTTATAATTATTGGCTTTATTACTTTTAAATATGGTTTGTTCATTCTTGATGGAATTTTTGGAATGGGAGTTTCAGCTTTAATTATTTATACTGGAATTTCTATTTTGTTTGAGTCAAGTAGTTTTTTAATAGGAGAAGAACCATCTCAAAACATTATTAAAAAAATTAAAGATATATCAAATAAATTTGATTTCATTGAGGATGTTCATCATATTCATATTCATGATTATGGAAATCAAATTGAAATTACATTTCATGTGAAACTTAGAGGTGATAGAACTTTAAATGAAGTTCATGAAAAAATAAGTATTGTAGAAAAAGCAATAGAAAAAGAGATTAAAAATTCAAATGTTACAATTCACGCAGAACCAATTTAA
- a CDS encoding 5'-nucleotidase C-terminal domain-containing protein, which produces MGKFSKILLTLILVFSLIFGLLNISYSKVNQNQTKITVLATSDEHGNVYPIDYYTLKSANRGLAKVYTLIKQVKKENPNVVLISNGDNIQGTPLTYYFTKIEKEKTHPMMLVMNYMGYDAMVIGNHEIQDYGYDWLVKVQKDANFPFLSANMINEATGENPLKPYIIKEVNGIKIGIIGVTTQETNTVTPSYNLKGHKFTDAVEAVGKYVKLLRPQVDVLIVSAHMGFEFGNDTKNFKYLEPLREGNVADAIVQKYPEIDILITGHDHYNIAPFLRNGVLCVQPSNWGQALAKLDITLEKSGDKWKIVKKEGVNLVVDDKVEAAQEILDLVKDYHDKTVKYVDSPIGEAVETIDGTNCRLMDNAMLDLIHKVQLEITGADISIAAMLPTVPPVWQKGAIKVRDVYSLYIYENTLWVKEVTGKDIKEALEWSYRYYNTYDFGLTDTPLVNPNIRGYNFDTVQGIEYEVDITKPIGQRVIKMTYKGKPVSMTQKFKLAVNNYRGNGGGGYTMLANAPLLWKSDEEIRNLIIEYIQKKKLIYPEVDNNWKMYPSAAYLLDSRKNIFDTFFRNVKIDTYPYKVYDIDPSMTLTKNHFLYLLSKSTEFTLNELKVDYGILTGYGTFFPGLPITKEEAILMTVYTIGGLKDAQKVDSSILNKFEDSALISSWARNTFAWAILKGIVKPKDNKLEPNKKLTLGEALELIVNARFPVITILHTNDFHGYLSGTDAKNGGLARIYTIVKEEKAKNPNTILIDAGDHLQGANIANFFKGQNVVEIYNAMGYNYATFGNHEFDWGKELTLQRIKEAKYTYLCANLIDTSTGKTFAPKAYDTLEFSTLKLGFFGLETKELPILVNPKGIEGLKILDPIDTSKTTVETLKKEEVDFVIAISHLGYNDGAGDDDKTLASNVSGINLIIGGHTHTVLKQADLVNGVYIVQTGEKGLNLGRIYLDFENTYSGSKLKNFRYTLIPITDSIKEDDTIKSLITPYEEKLKKEMEVVIGETLVDLDGERANVRSKETNLGNLIADMMRELANSDIAITNGGGIRASIKKGSIKIGDVYNVLPFDNLIVKIELTGKDILAALENGFSQIEAGAGRFPQVSGLVVKVNKKKPPMSRVVEVLIKGKPIELDKVYTVATNDFMAAGGDGYTSFKNSKSLVWVTGNWMRDDFVEYIKKRTPLNPQVEGRIVYVED; this is translated from the coding sequence ATGGGTAAATTTTCAAAAATTTTATTAACTTTAATTTTAGTTTTTTCGTTAATCTTTGGGTTATTAAACATTTCTTATTCTAAAGTAAACCAAAATCAAACAAAAATTACAGTTCTTGCAACATCTGATGAGCATGGAAATGTATACCCAATTGATTATTACACTCTGAAATCAGCAAATAGAGGACTTGCAAAAGTTTACACTCTTATAAAACAAGTTAAAAAAGAAAACCCAAATGTTGTTTTAATTAGTAATGGCGATAATATTCAAGGTACACCTCTTACATATTATTTCACAAAAATAGAAAAAGAGAAAACTCATCCAATGATGCTTGTTATGAATTATATGGGTTATGATGCAATGGTTATAGGTAATCATGAGATTCAAGATTATGGTTATGATTGGCTTGTTAAAGTTCAAAAAGACGCTAACTTTCCATTTTTATCTGCAAATATGATTAATGAGGCAACTGGAGAAAATCCTCTTAAACCATACATTATTAAAGAAGTTAATGGAATAAAAATTGGAATAATCGGAGTTACAACTCAAGAAACAAACACTGTAACTCCATCATATAATTTAAAGGGTCATAAATTTACAGATGCAGTTGAAGCAGTAGGAAAATATGTAAAACTTTTAAGACCACAAGTTGATGTTTTAATTGTATCTGCACATATGGGTTTCGAATTTGGTAATGATACAAAGAATTTCAAATATCTTGAACCTTTAAGAGAAGGAAATGTTGCAGATGCAATTGTTCAGAAATATCCTGAAATAGATATATTAATTACTGGTCATGATCATTATAATATCGCACCATTTTTAAGAAATGGTGTTTTATGTGTACAACCAAGTAATTGGGGTCAAGCATTAGCAAAACTTGATATAACTTTAGAAAAATCTGGGGATAAATGGAAAATTGTTAAAAAAGAAGGCGTCAATTTAGTTGTAGATGATAAAGTTGAAGCAGCACAAGAAATATTAGATCTTGTAAAGGATTATCACGATAAGACTGTTAAATATGTTGACTCCCCAATTGGAGAAGCAGTTGAAACAATTGATGGTACAAATTGTAGGTTAATGGATAATGCTATGTTAGATTTGATACATAAAGTTCAACTTGAGATAACAGGAGCAGATATTTCTATAGCAGCAATGCTTCCAACTGTACCTCCAGTGTGGCAAAAAGGCGCAATCAAAGTTAGAGATGTCTATTCGCTTTATATTTATGAAAATACTCTTTGGGTAAAAGAGGTAACAGGAAAAGATATAAAAGAAGCACTAGAATGGTCATATAGATATTACAATACATACGATTTTGGTTTAACAGATACTCCACTTGTTAATCCAAACATAAGGGGATATAACTTTGATACAGTCCAAGGAATAGAATATGAAGTTGATATTACAAAGCCCATTGGTCAAAGAGTTATAAAGATGACTTATAAGGGAAAACCTGTTTCAATGACACAGAAATTTAAACTTGCTGTAAATAATTATAGAGGAAATGGTGGTGGCGGTTATACAATGCTTGCAAATGCACCACTTTTATGGAAGTCTGATGAAGAAATTAGAAATTTAATTATTGAATATATACAAAAGAAAAAATTAATTTATCCAGAAGTTGATAACAACTGGAAAATGTATCCAAGTGCAGCTTATCTTCTTGATTCTAGAAAAAATATTTTTGATACATTTTTTAGAAATGTAAAAATTGATACTTATCCATATAAAGTTTATGATATTGATCCATCTATGACTTTAACAAAGAATCACTTCTTATATTTATTAAGTAAATCAACAGAATTCACATTAAATGAACTTAAAGTTGATTATGGAATTTTAACAGGATATGGAACATTTTTCCCTGGACTTCCAATAACAAAAGAGGAAGCTATTCTTATGACTGTATACACTATTGGAGGTCTAAAGGATGCTCAAAAAGTAGATAGTTCTATTCTTAATAAATTCGAAGATAGTGCTTTGATTTCATCATGGGCTAGAAATACTTTTGCATGGGCAATTCTAAAAGGTATAGTTAAACCGAAAGATAACAAACTTGAACCAAATAAAAAATTAACACTTGGAGAAGCTCTCGAATTAATTGTTAATGCAAGATTTCCAGTTATTACAATTCTTCACACAAATGATTTCCATGGTTATTTAAGCGGAACAGATGCTAAAAATGGTGGTCTTGCAAGAATTTATACTATTGTCAAAGAAGAAAAAGCAAAAAATCCAAATACGATCTTAATAGATGCTGGAGATCACCTTCAAGGTGCAAATATAGCAAACTTCTTTAAAGGTCAAAATGTTGTTGAAATTTATAATGCAATGGGATATAACTACGCAACTTTTGGAAATCATGAATTTGATTGGGGGAAAGAGTTAACACTTCAAAGAATAAAAGAAGCAAAATATACTTACCTTTGTGCAAATTTAATTGATACTTCAACAGGAAAAACATTTGCACCTAAAGCATATGATACACTTGAATTTTCAACTTTAAAATTAGGATTCTTTGGATTAGAAACAAAAGAATTGCCAATTCTAGTTAATCCAAAAGGAATAGAGGGATTAAAAATACTTGATCCAATTGATACATCAAAAACTACAGTTGAAACTCTTAAAAAAGAAGAAGTTGATTTTGTTATAGCAATTTCACACTTAGGATATAATGATGGAGCAGGAGATGATGACAAAACTCTTGCTTCTAATGTTTCTGGAATTAATTTAATTATAGGTGGTCATACTCATACTGTTTTAAAACAAGCAGATTTAGTAAATGGAGTTTACATTGTACAGACAGGAGAAAAAGGATTGAATTTAGGAAGAATTTATCTTGACTTTGAAAATACATATTCTGGTTCAAAATTAAAGAACTTTAGATATACATTAATCCCAATTACAGATTCAATAAAAGAGGACGATACTATTAAATCACTTATTACACCATATGAAGAAAAATTGAAAAAAGAAATGGAAGTAGTGATTGGTGAAACTTTAGTTGACCTTGATGGAGAGAGAGCAAATGTGAGAAGTAAAGAGACAAATTTAGGAAACTTAATTGCGGATATGATGAGAGAGTTGGCAAATTCAGATATTGCAATAACAAATGGTGGAGGAATAAGAGCGAGTATTAAAAAGGGATCAATTAAAATTGGAGATGTTTATAATGTTCTTCCTTTTGATAATCTTATAGTAAAAATTGAACTTACTGGAAAAGATATACTTGCTGCACTTGAAAATGGTTTCTCGCAGATTGAAGCAGGGGCTGGTAGATTTCCTCAAGTTTCAGGTTTAGTAGTTAAGGTTAACAAAAAGAAGCCACCAATGAGTAGAGTTGTTGAAGTTTTAATTAAAGGAAAACCAATTGAACTAGATAAGGTATATACTGTTGCAACAAATGATTTTATGGCTGCAGGTGGAGATGGATATACCTCCTTTAAAAATTCAAAATCCTTAGTTTGGGTTACTGGAAATTGGATGAGGGATGATTTTGTTGAATATATTAAGAAACGCACACCTCTTAATCCTCAAGTTGAAGGAAGAATAGTATATGTAGAAGATTAA
- a CDS encoding response regulator transcription factor — translation MKILIIEDDKEISKLIKLYLEKEGYEIIYSYNANNGIEKFYEENPNLIILDLMLPDFSGLKVLGDIKKEKDIPIIIITAKGEEDDRVIGFIKGADDYITKPFSFKELVLRVKAVLKRYGDADFIKFKDLEIYPEKFKLFKNKEEVKLSSLEFKIFMTLYKNKGKVLSRDDILDSVHGFYGEPVIDRSIDVHITNLRKKLNDDPKKPKYIETIRGIGYKMVE, via the coding sequence ATGAAGATTCTTATAATTGAGGATGATAAAGAGATTTCAAAACTTATAAAATTATATCTTGAAAAAGAAGGATATGAGATAATTTATTCATATAATGCGAATAATGGAATAGAAAAATTTTATGAAGAGAATCCAAATCTTATAATACTTGACCTTATGCTTCCAGATTTTTCTGGTCTTAAAGTATTAGGGGATATAAAAAAGGAAAAAGATATACCAATAATAATAATTACTGCCAAGGGAGAGGAAGACGATAGAGTTATTGGTTTCATCAAAGGAGCAGATGATTATATTACAAAACCTTTCAGTTTTAAAGAGCTTGTATTGAGAGTGAAGGCAGTTTTAAAAAGATATGGTGATGCTGATTTTATAAAATTTAAAGATTTAGAAATTTATCCTGAAAAATTTAAATTATTTAAAAACAAAGAAGAGGTCAAACTTTCATCTTTAGAATTTAAAATTTTTATGACACTATATAAAAATAAAGGTAAAGTTCTTTCAAGAGATGATATTCTTGATTCCGTACATGGATTTTATGGTGAGCCAGTTATTGATAGAAGCATAGATGTTCATATTACAAATTTAAGAAAAAAATTAAATGATGATCCAAAAAAACCTAAATACATTGAAACAATTAGAGGAATAGGTTATAAAATGGTGGAATAA
- a CDS encoding HAMP domain-containing histidine kinase, with product MKIRWKIIILSIIIVLIVLIFIIFFLNYQIPQQFDEALRRHGPPLPNERGPMRLEFLNRIRNSLIFGGLISIGISVVLSYVFSRYIEKPIIDLKEGVKRVAKGDFDFYVKKESDDEIGELVDDFNLMVKKLKNLEEIRKDLVSKVTHEISTPLTGIAGFIEAIEDRIIPEQEIPKVIKTIKEEVDRLSKMIDDLRNYSFIESINFKLNFEKIDIKNEIEYALEIIKNKYKDKNIKIDININSILIDGDKKRIKEIFINILDNAFKFSKDNGSIFIKNFKDKRFVYVSIKDEGIGIDEDDLNKIFNKFYRGKNAETNETKGTGLGLLITKELIEAHKGKIELKSEKNKGTEVIISLPISQ from the coding sequence ATGAAAATTAGATGGAAGATAATTATATTATCAATTATAATAGTTTTAATTGTTTTAATCTTTATAATTTTCTTTCTCAATTATCAAATACCTCAGCAATTTGACGAAGCATTAAGAAGACATGGACCTCCATTACCAAATGAAAGAGGTCCAATGAGATTAGAATTTTTAAATAGAATAAGAAATTCACTTATATTTGGTGGTTTAATTTCTATTGGTATTTCAGTTGTTCTCTCTTATGTTTTTTCAAGATACATTGAGAAACCAATTATTGATCTTAAAGAGGGTGTAAAGAGAGTTGCAAAAGGAGATTTTGATTTTTATGTTAAAAAAGAGAGTGATGATGAAATAGGAGAGTTAGTAGATGATTTTAATTTAATGGTAAAGAAATTAAAAAACCTTGAAGAGATAAGAAAAGATCTTGTATCAAAAGTAACTCATGAAATATCAACTCCTTTAACAGGAATTGCTGGTTTTATTGAGGCAATAGAAGACAGAATAATACCAGAACAAGAAATTCCAAAAGTAATTAAAACAATCAAGGAAGAGGTTGATAGATTATCTAAAATGATTGATGACTTAAGGAACTATTCTTTTATTGAATCTATAAATTTTAAACTGAATTTTGAAAAAATTGATATTAAAAATGAAATTGAGTATGCATTGGAGATAATTAAAAATAAATATAAAGATAAGAATATAAAGATAGATATTAATATAAATTCAATTTTGATTGATGGTGATAAAAAAAGAATAAAGGAAATTTTTATTAATATTCTTGATAATGCCTTTAAATTTTCAAAAGATAATGGCTCTATTTTTATTAAGAATTTTAAAGATAAAAGATTTGTTTATGTTTCTATAAAGGATGAAGGAATTGGAATAGACGAAGATGATTTAAATAAAATTTTTAATAAGTTTTATAGGGGTAAAAACGCAGAAACGAATGAAACAAAAGGAACAGGTTTAGGTCTTTTAATAACAAAAGAATTAATTGAAGCACATAAAGGAAAAATTGAATTGAAAAGTGAAAAAAATAAAGGAACTGAAGTTATTATCTCTTTACCAATTTCTCAATAA
- a CDS encoding clostripain-related cysteine peptidase has product MKNRIFLLFLILLIFITPIKKNETKNLFLIYIAADNDLYNNALDDLNELKSGEKINSKIIALFDGIYDTKLLEIEKNKEEILKIYENLNSGDPQVLYSLIKFGISKYYPENIILILWGHGDGRNFKGSTFKGVCFDENSSDYLTIQEIKSVLENLYKNYRRKIDILMFDACFMQSIEVSYELRNFVDYIIGSQTYVPLDGFPYDDIFNNISKINDKNLIPQVIAKEIAESYFDSYNFGSQGKEEIQISVINTKETEKLLSFLKENLNKIKNKDSLINLRKNYLIPLNNKYVDFFEFYKNYFPEILHYKDELILIDKNSFKINLSGASFYFPEFYLPINLSFFKESGFENILWNLFSY; this is encoded by the coding sequence ATGAAAAATAGAATATTTTTACTTTTTCTTATTTTATTAATATTTATAACACCAATTAAGAAAAATGAGACTAAAAACCTATTTTTAATTTATATAGCAGCGGATAATGATCTTTATAATAATGCACTTGACGATTTGAATGAATTAAAGAGTGGAGAAAAAATAAATTCAAAAATAATAGCACTCTTTGATGGCATTTATGATACTAAACTTTTGGAAATTGAAAAAAATAAAGAGGAAATTTTAAAGATTTATGAAAATTTAAATAGTGGAGATCCTCAAGTTTTATATTCTTTAATTAAATTTGGAATTTCAAAATATTATCCTGAAAACATAATTCTTATTCTCTGGGGACATGGTGATGGTAGAAATTTTAAAGGTAGCACATTTAAGGGAGTTTGTTTTGATGAAAATTCAAGTGACTATTTAACTATTCAAGAGATTAAAAGTGTTTTGGAAAATTTATATAAAAATTATAGAAGAAAAATAGATATTTTAATGTTTGATGCTTGTTTTATGCAATCAATTGAAGTTTCATATGAACTCAGAAATTTTGTTGATTATATAATTGGCTCTCAAACTTATGTTCCTCTTGATGGTTTTCCTTATGATGATATTTTCAATAATATATCAAAGATAAATGATAAAAACCTTATTCCTCAAGTTATTGCAAAAGAAATTGCTGAATCATACTTTGACTCATATAATTTTGGTTCACAAGGGAAAGAAGAGATCCAAATTTCAGTAATAAACACAAAAGAAACTGAGAAATTATTATCTTTTTTAAAAGAAAACTTAAATAAAATTAAAAATAAAGATTCATTAATTAATTTAAGAAAAAATTATTTGATTCCATTAAATAATAAATATGTTGATTTCTTCGAATTCTATAAAAATTATTTTCCTGAAATTTTACATTATAAAGATGAATTAATATTAATTGACAAAAATAGTTTTAAAATAAATTTATCTGGTGCTTCTTTTTATTTTCCTGAATTTTATCTTCCAATTAACCTTTCATTTTTTAAAGAAAGTGGTTTTGAAAATATTCTTTGGAATCTTTTTTCTTATTGA